From the Lactuca sativa cultivar Salinas chromosome 9, Lsat_Salinas_v11, whole genome shotgun sequence genome, the window TTCTCATCTACTCTGTCTACCATGTCTTAGCTTCTTGCAAATTGTTAGATACTCCTGGTATTTGTGAAATCAATCCCAGGCAAAAAAGAAAAAATGTCCTCTAGCTATTTCTTGATCAACGAATCTTTACTTCCAATCTGTTACAGTCTTTAGCATTTCCGAAAAAAATCTGGGAAGAGTTACAATGGAGGAGATGATCACGTTCTTGATTCCTTGGTCgctccttctcttcttcatcttcttctttcgTATGATTAAATCTTCGAAAAAGCAACCACTTCCACCAGGTCCTTATCCATGGCCAATAGTAGGTAACCTTTTCCAAATGGGAAAGATTCCTCATATTCGACTTGCGGAGATGGCCCAAGTACATGGACCACTCATGACGCTTCGCCTTGGTCAACAAATCACCATTGTTGGATCATCAGCTTCTGCAGCTTCAGAGATTCTCAAGACCCATGATCATCTGCTTGCTGGTCGAGATGTACCAAGATTGCTTCAAGGTAAGGAATCGATTGTTCACAATATGAATCTTGTCTTTTCATCAGGAACGGGTGATGGTTGGAGGAAAATCCGGAATCTTTATGCATCAAAGATTTTTTCAAGCAAAGCTTTGGAATCTCGTGTGGACATGAGAGAGAAGAAAGTTATGGAGATGGTGAAGTACATAGCTTCAAAAGGTGATTCTAGTGTAGGTATAAAGGATGTCATGCTTGTAACTGCCACCAACATCATAGGCAATACATTATTATCGATAGATCTTGTGGACTTCGAAGGCAATGGTATAGGTGCAGGGATTAAGGACTCTGTAAGAAGACTTTCTACCTTAGGTGCTCAACCACAATTAGCAGACTTATATCCGATATTTGGTCGATGGGATCTACAAGGCTGGAAAAAACAGGTTGTTCAAATCATAGAACAAGAGCTTGGAACTATTTGGAAGGATATCCTCCAAAAGAAAACAAATGGAAGTAATACATCATCCGATCAACAAGATTTcactgatattttgattgaaaaAGGTAGTACACATCAACAAATCAATGCTATGATgcaggtctctctctctctctctctctctctctctctctctctctctctctctctctctctcatatacaCACACACTTTGAAGTTGATACTTAATCATTTAAGTCGTCGTTTTCTATATATCTCAGGAGCTGTTTACGGCTGGCACTGAATCTATGAATTTTACCACCGAGTGGTTAGTTGCAGAGCTTCTCAGAAACCAAGAGGTAATGCGAAAGGTTAGGGATGAAGTCAGGAAAAAGATAGATGGGAATGTAGTGAAAGAGTCAGATTTGGTTCATTTTCCCTTTCTGGAAGCATGcttaaaggaaaccctaagattGCATCCTCCAGGACCACTTCTTCTACCTCATAGAGCTATGCAAACATGTGAGGTGATGGGATACACGATTCCAAAAGATAGTCAAGTGATGGTTAACATCTGGGCAATTAGCCGTGATCCCAAGATCTGGGATGACCCTTTGAGCTTCAAACCTGAAAGATTTGTGGGATCGGAGATGAGTTACATAGGTAAAGACTTTGAATACTTGCCATTTGGTTCTGGGAGAAGAATGTGTCCCGGAGAAGCATTGTCGTCCAAGACAATACTCCTATCTGTGGCTTCTTTGATTCTAAACTTTGACTGGTTCCTCGTGAATAACACAATGAATCCCGAAGACCTTAACATGGATGATGCTTTGGATTTCCCATTGTACAAGAAAGAACCATTACATGTAACTTTCAAGCTCCGTTGATCATCAGTTGAAGACTTGTTGAACCACATCATGGAATGGGTTTGATAACCAATTAAGTGTGTATGATAATATTCACCGTGTAACTGGAAGGCCTTTGTGTATGTGGTGATCAAATAATTAAGATGTGCTGCGATTACATTTTAAAATGGTGCCCTTGAAAGTAATGTTATTTTAGAAAACATGTTATGTGTTGtttgaattttatattttattttcaatcAATCGGTCTATTCAAAATTTATAGGTTAAGTTGAATCTGTAGCTTATTTAAACTAAAATTATAGAAGACCAATTGTTTATTGTCATATTTTCAATCAAGTCTTATCGGGAACAAATGGTAGATTTAAGAATAAGATTAAATCattactaggcgaatgcccgcgcgttgtgtgggatttaaaaaaatattttatattaaaaataattaaatcattgttattaacagttaaataataatttcataaaaaatataaaaaatgatttttagtattcttattatgttgaactatattataagagataaggttggaacttgaagttgttttgcatatacaaagttatatgattaaaatagaaaaaaaaattaaaaataaataaatcgttattgttatctaatttcatattaaaataaaatgtttatattaATTATTATCATTATATAGAAAATACGATAATAGAGACATCTTTTTATCTATCTTAAATTTTATTATTGTGTACAATATATGATAATACATACAActttttatcttaaatagtaaaaaaattGTATCATAATTATTACCATAATTATgtagaacatatgataatagtgACGTTTTTTATAAGGTTAAACTTTAAATTGTATTATATACAGGGTTGTAAAACTtggctaacacaaccaaatactcgGCATGTTACTTAAACTCGGTCTCCAATGGAAGCGAGTTTGTCTAACTCAATCAGAAGACACTCAGATCCTTATTAAACTCGATCCAAATCAAAAAGATACGGTCCAAAATCATTTTCGAAATTCTAAAATTTATTTGGTCACTTGTCgacaaagacaatctcaccaaagaatacactCAACTTCCTCAAAAGTTAGATGCGAGGAAGATCTCATGGCTTAGCCCCTTTATAATATTTCACAATttttcctatttatagaggatAATACATtttcttgtttactctcacgatcaatgtgggatgaagacattttaattaaacgcatttctttatttgccaataatttcattttgttaaataaaatattaaataataaaaataaaacgttatccagaaaatttattgttcaatagttccatttttcaGTAATCTCGTAAATTGCtataaaaaatcaagtttttattgaataactt encodes:
- the LOC111921274 gene encoding probable (S)-N-methylcoclaurine 3'-hydroxylase isozyme 2, yielding MEEMITFLIPWSLLLFFIFFFRMIKSSKKQPLPPGPYPWPIVGNLFQMGKIPHIRLAEMAQVHGPLMTLRLGQQITIVGSSASAASEILKTHDHLLAGRDVPRLLQGKESIVHNMNLVFSSGTGDGWRKIRNLYASKIFSSKALESRVDMREKKVMEMVKYIASKGDSSVGIKDVMLVTATNIIGNTLLSIDLVDFEGNGIGAGIKDSVRRLSTLGAQPQLADLYPIFGRWDLQGWKKQVVQIIEQELGTIWKDILQKKTNGSNTSSDQQDFTDILIEKGSTHQQINAMMQELFTAGTESMNFTTEWLVAELLRNQEVMRKVRDEVRKKIDGNVVKESDLVHFPFLEACLKETLRLHPPGPLLLPHRAMQTCEVMGYTIPKDSQVMVNIWAISRDPKIWDDPLSFKPERFVGSEMSYIGKDFEYLPFGSGRRMCPGEALSSKTILLSVASLILNFDWFLVNNTMNPEDLNMDDALDFPLYKKEPLHVTFKLR